ATAAATGCCCAGCTCTCAGACACACTGTCCCCAGAGTCTTTAAACATATGTAAGAAGCCATGGTTGGTTCCAACAATTACCCGTATATCAGGACTACCTGCTGTACCTAAATTAATCGCCAAGGGTTTAGAGTGGAGCGGGTCACCGAAAATATCGGTCCTAACTGAAGAGTTAGGTATGTCATCGTCAACATCCTTACCTGCAGCCCAATCAAATGTATTAGATAACTCATCTACTGCTACCGCCATATAATCAGCCAGATCATCTTCACCACCAGCATAACTTGCAGCATTTTGTTTGGTAAAATCTTTTAATGTGTCGCCAAAATTCATATAAAGTTTGCGTTGAGCTTGCTGAGCTAAATTATAAGCAACCCCTCCTAATGAAACATCATTGCCATCACCGCCATCTGTGGCAGAATTACAAACAGAATCAGGTGTCCAATAAGAACATGCAGAAGACTTTAAGCCACCATCAGAAGCAATGGCATTAACACCTTTTTTATCTACAATTGAACCATCGGAAGTAATTTTGAATTTTTTTAGATTCCCAGTCCATCTTGGCCCTTTATTAGGAAAAAACATCCCATAATAAGCAGAGTCAAACGTCTCTGTTCTATCAAAGTTATTACTGGCAATTGAAGGCGCTGTGAAACTGGCATTTACTTTTAAAATATCACTAAATACTTTCTGTAATGCCACTTGCAAAGCAGATGCATTCTTAGCGGCATAATACTCCCCACCACCTTGCTTTGCAGTTTCTAGCAATAACGCTGCCGCATCATCAGCACCGTCACTAAAACCAATTGTGTAAGTGGTGACATGTTGGTTATCTGCTAAATTTGGATTAACATCATTTGTGTTCATCCATCCTGCTAAATTAGGCAAAAAGTTAGTAAAATTCGGATTTTCATTCACAAACCCCGTTTGCTTAACTCCAGGCAATGCTTTAATTAAGCTGTCGGCATTCTGATCTAATGTCGGTGCACCATCAGTAATATAAACGACATAAGCTCGGCTTTGGCACTTATTGAATGGCGATACGTAAACCCCTGAGTTTTCAATACTTCTATCCCTTGGAGGGGTATTTGGTGTATAACTATAGTCAGATGGTTTTTTGTCTTTATCTCCAAAAGTGACACTTTTTCCGGCAAAGTAGCTATAGGCCTCATATAAGGTTTCGCATAATGGTGTATTCGTTTCAGAATCAAGATCGGCAATTGTATCTAAAAGTGAGATTTTACTGGCATCTGTCATTGTCTTAATTCCAGAAACTATGCGTCCGCCATCTGCATCACCTTCATTTCGGAAGTTAATATTGAATACTGCCATACCAAAATCAACACTTGGCGTGGTCACAATAGTATTAGTAATCACCTCTTTCGCAATCTCTAATCGAGATTTGGGCACTAACTCTTGGTCACCATTAAACCAACGCAGATAATTATCTGTATACAAGGTCAGAGGTTGTCCGGTACCAAAAGCGGTTAACTTGGCGGCTTTAATTGCATTCTCAATTTCTGATGGGCTTGAACTTTCATTAACTTCAGAATAACGAACAGGATTTTGCTTATTACCTTGGCTATCGACAGGTAAGCCAAGAGGTTGTCCATCAGCATTCTTAAATTTGATTGCGTCGATATCTTCAAAACAATCTAAAATTTCAATGTTTGCGCCATTGTTATCAGGCACTTCACTCCAGGTACCATTTTGACCGGAGAAAGTGTATTCCCGGAAAAAGCCTGTAAAAATACCGTATTTGTCGAGATACTCCCAAGAAGATTCACAACCGTTAATTTCAGCAAGAAAACGACGACTTTCAGATGGGCTATCTGGTACAGGTAAGGCTGAGTTATCAATTCCGCCCTTGGTAAAATAAACCATCCGCTCTTGTAAGGCATTTTCGTTGCCGACAGCGGGATAGACTTGATCTGGGTTATAGCCCTTAACCGCATCTTCTTCAATGGTTTTCATTGACCCTGAGTTATCAAAAATAATCAGAACCTGTGGGCGAGCTCCAGTACGGACAGTCGATTCATAAACATAAAGTTCTGTATCATCGGCAAAACTCAGCGAGGACATGACAAGCGTTGCTGCCAAAAATGTACAAGCTAACTTTCGAATATTCATAATAAACTCCAGTGATATTGAACACTATTTAATGTTCAGCACTTCTTGTTCAACACCATTAACGGTTGTTAAACTACCTAAATTATCTCGACCAAACTCTGCGGTACTTTCAATTTGTATTCTGATGCACTTGATTAAATCACCACTCGATGCATCAGCACTTCGCTGACAATTCACGTCAGCTTTTGTTAACGCTTTTACTGAGCTTTTCACCCCTAAAGTCGCATCTGTAATGGTCATACCATTGTCCATATCCATGGTTACAAACCCCGCGCCACTCGAATTTTTAATTGCATTTTCAAGTGCACCATGGGCAGCTGCCATCGCTTCAACTCTTTCTGAGCCTGCACCAGACATTCTTAGAGATTGCGTAGAACTAACAGCCAAAGCCACACCAATAACAGTCATCATAACCAGCACAATTAAAGAGAAAAACAATACAATACCTTGTTGGTGTTTTAGCTTAATATTCATGTATATCACCTTAGTTTCGAATAATAATAGGGTTAGCTAAAACCACGGTTGTTGACACAATTTTGCGCCGGTAATTATCATTTGATGGTGCTATCTCTTTATCACCAAGCTGATATGTCACATCATTGGTATAACTTCTATCTTGAGATGTAGAACGAACCAGCAAATATACCCTCAAAGCAACCAAACGTTGAAACAACTCATTATCCCACATCAATGAAGAAACATTTTGCACCGGCATATAACTATCAGCGGTATCATCACCATTACTGTCAAAACCATATAGAATTCTCATATTCTCGATACCTTCGACTAGCTGCTCCTCATTATTCATGCCATTACCGGTTGATAAGGTTCGACGTTTTAAAACAGGAATATCACCCTCATTTTCAATAAAATAAACATGGTGTTGGTACTCCCAAATTCGACTGTTGAATAAAGCAGGGGGAGTAGCGCCACCATCAAAAAACTCGATTTGGTTAGAAGTGGCTGCAGCATAGTATCGTGTTGAGGTCATGTCTGCGGCAAGCACATCAGGCCCTACCAGCCGTTTAATTTGTATTACATCAGTATTACTATTAGGACTAATACAAGCTAATTCAAAGGGGCTAACATCTGCCTCATAACCCCATAATCGTCTAAAATGCGCAGGCTGGTTAATTGGAAAACTTCTGTTGTTTATCCCGCCACCTATGCAATCACTTGTTGGAATTGTTGCTGATACGGTTGCGTTTACATTAAAAACAAAATCTGTACCCGTTACATCACCCATAAAGCCAAGTTGGCTTAAATCTCTTTCTAGAATGGCTAGTGCAATACGACCATTTTCTTGAAGTTGGCTAAATTGCGTAGTTGTGGTGACGTTGCTTGAAGACATACTAAACATAGTAAAAATGCCAGCCGTTAAAAATAAGCTAATTAGCATTGCTACCATTAGCTCAACAAGTGATAACCCGGCTTGACTGTTATGATAAATACGCATTTAAGTTCCTACATAATAACCGTGTTAATCTCATAAGCGCGCCGCCTTTTATCTGAGACACCACATTCTTTAACTGCTTGACTTCTATCTGCACCACCATCAGAGGTTTCTCTAATCCCTCTCCAAGTCATAACCACAGACACATCACTTCCTGAAACACTGATACACGCCGTTGCGCTATCTAATCCACCAACCCCGATTTCATTAGATATTTCGTTATCACCTTGGAACGAACGCTCCCATTGATACAAATCCCACAAACGAGTTTCAACATTTGAACAGATACTATTAGCTCCAACGGCTACATCACAGGCTTTAGTAGAAGACAGCGAACCATTATAAGTCCCAGAATAACTTGCCAATTGAGACACATTTAGCCTCATTCTATTAATAATATCATTGGCATAATAAGAAGCTTGGGTTTGCTGAAAGGATTCAAAGCTGCCCTTTTTGGCAACAATGTGAAGATTAAAAATACCAATAAGTCCTATCACCAGAATGACTAGTGATACCATAACTTCAATTAAGGAAAATCCATTCCTTTTAGGTGACATGTGTCAAGCCTCCAACTATCGTCACATTATTGACGATTAATACTGCAATTTACGCTTAAAAATCTTTAACTTAGCATTATAAAACTCAACAATACTAACTGACAATTCATCAACATTCCAGCAGGTTTAAAGCAAACTTTTATAAACAAAAAATCTAACACTTAAGTATAGCTTGTTTACAAGCAAGCACAAAAAAACCCAGTATGCTTAGTACTGGGTTTGTTTAGACAATCCTAACACAATTGTGTGGTTTTTGTTACAACTTTATTCTGCAGCTATAACTGCTAATAAAGTCATTATCTTAGTTCTGCAGGTACCGCAAAAACGACATCTTCTTTACGTCCTTCAACTTCAGTGATCACACTAGGCGCATGATTAGCTATTGCATTTACCACTTGCTGCACTAAAACTTCAGGCGCAGATGCACCAGCGGTAACAGCAACCTTACTAACGCCTTTAAACCATGCTGAATCTACATCTGCTGCAGTATCGACTAAGTAAGCTTCAGTACCCGACTTTTCAGCTAACTCACGTAAGCGATTTGAGTTTGAGCTATTTTTAGAGCCCACTACAATTAATAAATCAGCATCTACTGATAAATTACGCACTGCGTCTTGCCGATTTTGAGTTGCGTAACAGATATCATCTTTACGCGGCCCCTCGATTGACGGAAAGCGTTTTTGCAGCGCTGCGATAATATCTAACGTATCATCAACAGATAATGTTGTCTGGGTAACAAAGCATAAGTTTTCAGGGTCTTTAACGACTAGCTTATCAACGTCTTCTGGGGACTCGATTAAGTAAACACCGCCCTCTGGGTTATCGTACTGACCCATTGTGCCTTCCACCTCAGGATGCCCTTCGTGACCAATTAAGATGCACTCAACTCCTTTTCTACTGGCTCGCGTCACTTGCAAATGTACTTTAGTGACTAACGGACAGGTGGCATCAAATACTTTAAGTCCACGTTTTTTAGCTTCTTTACGTACAGCTTGCGATACGCCATGAGCACTGAAAATCACAATACAGTTATCAGGCACTTGATCTAGCTCTTCCACAAATATCGCGCCGCGATCTTTTAAATTTTGTACCACGTAACGGTTATGAACCACTTCATGTCGTACATAAATCGGGGGCTCAAATAACTCAAGAGCTCGCTCAACAATACTGATAGCACGATCAACACCAGCACAGAAACCGCGCGGGTTGGCTAATAAAATGCTTAATTCAGCAGAAGTAGGGTCAACTTTAAGCATAAAATACCTTTTACTCAGTCATTACTTTAACAACATCTAATTCAAAAGTAATATTGTGTCCTGCAAGTGGGTGGTTTAAGTCCACGGTAATTGAATCGCCCAAGGTCTCTCGCACAATGCCTGGAATTTCACTGCCACCTGGGCCTGCAAAACTCACGATAACCCCAGCTTCAAGCTTCATATCTGCAGGGAAGCGACTTCTATCCATATGATGAATTGCATCAGGATTTGACTCACCAAATGCATCTTTCGCCTTAAGGGTAAAAGTATGCTTATCACCTTCTTTTAGCGTTTTAATTTGCGCTTCAAAAGCAGGGCTCAAACTGTTATCACCCAGGTTTAATCTGGCTGGTTTACCTGATGCTTTTGTACTATCAGCGGTTGAGCCATCTTCTAACAAAATATTCATATGGCAAACAATGGCCTGAACATCTGCTTTATTTAAATCGGTCACTTTGTTTGCTCCTGCTCTGATTGAGCAACATCGGGCTTAAAGGCTTCCCAAATAATCAATACAGCACCGATAAAAATTGCTGAATCGGCAATATTAAATGCTGGGTAATGGCTAGTTTTCCAATAAAAATCAATAAAGTCGACAACAAAACCGTGCATTAAACGATCAATAAGATTGCCCAGTGCTCCACCGATTATCAGTGTATAGGCTATGTTGGTACGCAATAGTTGATGAGATTGCTTGCGTAACCAAACCGTTAGTATTGTACTAAAGCCAACCGCAATGATGGCAAAAAACCAACGTTGCCAGCCACCAGCTTCACTTAAAAAACTAAAGGCTGCGCCATAGTTACGCACATAAGTAAAATTAAAAAATGGCAGCAATTGGATTGATTCATATAACTCAAAATTATCCAATACCCATTGTTTTGATAGCTGGTCGGCAAAAAATACCAACACAGCTAACCAATACCAACGCAAGCCACTGTCTTTCCAAGTTAATGGAGCAGAACTCATAGCGCTTTTCCCTTATGCAAATTCGCGTTGTTCACCTTCACCCTCAATATTTGTCACACAGCGCTGACATAATGTTGGGTGAGATTCAATGGTGCCAACTTCTTC
This Shewanella aestuarii DNA region includes the following protein-coding sequences:
- a CDS encoding pilus assembly protein: MNIRKLACTFLAATLVMSSLSFADDTELYVYESTVRTGARPQVLIIFDNSGSMKTIEEDAVKGYNPDQVYPAVGNENALQERMVYFTKGGIDNSALPVPDSPSESRRFLAEINGCESSWEYLDKYGIFTGFFREYTFSGQNGTWSEVPDNNGANIEILDCFEDIDAIKFKNADGQPLGLPVDSQGNKQNPVRYSEVNESSSPSEIENAIKAAKLTAFGTGQPLTLYTDNYLRWFNGDQELVPKSRLEIAKEVITNTIVTTPSVDFGMAVFNINFRNEGDADGGRIVSGIKTMTDASKISLLDTIADLDSETNTPLCETLYEAYSYFAGKSVTFGDKDKKPSDYSYTPNTPPRDRSIENSGVYVSPFNKCQSRAYVVYITDGAPTLDQNADSLIKALPGVKQTGFVNENPNFTNFLPNLAGWMNTNDVNPNLADNQHVTTYTIGFSDGADDAAALLLETAKQGGGEYYAAKNASALQVALQKVFSDILKVNASFTAPSIASNNFDRTETFDSAYYGMFFPNKGPRWTGNLKKFKITSDGSIVDKKGVNAIASDGGLKSSACSYWTPDSVCNSATDGGDGNDVSLGGVAYNLAQQAQRKLYMNFGDTLKDFTKQNAASYAGGEDDLADYMAVAVDELSNTFDWAAGKDVDDDIPNSSVRTDIFGDPLHSKPLAINLGTAGSPDIRVIVGTNHGFLHMFKDSGDSVSESWAFMPYELLPNVKELRDNFPTGVHSVYGMDSSPVAYIKTGETGIEKAWVFVGMRRGGKSYYAIDVTSPDAPKFMWKVDANSDGLSELGQTWSEPVVGLIPGWPAGNTNPENAKPVIIVGAGYAPSTKDGSAVGVDDTNARGVFILDAETGKLVRSFTPTSGTNNTILTGIVDSVPNKVAVLDSNSDGLIDRIYATDTGANVWRIDLPSASPTSSDGFWSAFKFAELGGDAIESDRRFFAGATVAQTVFTNVTEITVTDPAGGSSTTTKSYQNVPYDAVVIGSGHRPHPSDRIRNDKFYTLQDRNVITKSFGGASSNKIPDPITLNQLYDVTSAAPTTDAEQLNFGQKLGWYYSLPSVGEKSLSAASIVRGKVYFTSYVPADTTVTDQCLAEGQGNLYVFDLHKGGLFKTWKTGTFIPPEIPPVIPPKPPKDPDDPDEPEQPTDDGKIYLIVGCGESDGVDCKGTIEAGKTLGVNKIYYHIEE
- a CDS encoding pilus assembly PilX family protein, producing MNIKLKHQQGIVLFFSLIVLVMMTVIGVALAVSSTQSLRMSGAGSERVEAMAAAHGALENAIKNSSGAGFVTMDMDNGMTITDATLGVKSSVKALTKADVNCQRSADASSGDLIKCIRIQIESTAEFGRDNLGSLTTVNGVEQEVLNIK
- a CDS encoding PilW family protein gives rise to the protein MRIYHNSQAGLSLVELMVAMLISLFLTAGIFTMFSMSSSNVTTTTQFSQLQENGRIALAILERDLSQLGFMGDVTGTDFVFNVNATVSATIPTSDCIGGGINNRSFPINQPAHFRRLWGYEADVSPFELACISPNSNTDVIQIKRLVGPDVLAADMTSTRYYAAATSNQIEFFDGGATPPALFNSRIWEYQHHVYFIENEGDIPVLKRRTLSTGNGMNNEEQLVEGIENMRILYGFDSNGDDTADSYMPVQNVSSLMWDNELFQRLVALRVYLLVRSTSQDRSYTNDVTYQLGDKEIAPSNDNYRRKIVSTTVVLANPIIIRN
- the pilV gene encoding type IV pilus modification protein PilV, coding for MSPKRNGFSLIEVMVSLVILVIGLIGIFNLHIVAKKGSFESFQQTQASYYANDIINRMRLNVSQLASYSGTYNGSLSSTKACDVAVGANSICSNVETRLWDLYQWERSFQGDNEISNEIGVGGLDSATACISVSGSDVSVVMTWRGIRETSDGGADRSQAVKECGVSDKRRRAYEINTVIM
- the ispH gene encoding 4-hydroxy-3-methylbut-2-enyl diphosphate reductase, with protein sequence MLKVDPTSAELSILLANPRGFCAGVDRAISIVERALELFEPPIYVRHEVVHNRYVVQNLKDRGAIFVEELDQVPDNCIVIFSAHGVSQAVRKEAKKRGLKVFDATCPLVTKVHLQVTRASRKGVECILIGHEGHPEVEGTMGQYDNPEGGVYLIESPEDVDKLVVKDPENLCFVTQTTLSVDDTLDIIAALQKRFPSIEGPRKDDICYATQNRQDAVRNLSVDADLLIVVGSKNSSNSNRLRELAEKSGTEAYLVDTAADVDSAWFKGVSKVAVTAGASAPEVLVQQVVNAIANHAPSVITEVEGRKEDVVFAVPAELR
- the fkpB gene encoding FKBP-type peptidyl-prolyl cis-trans isomerase, which produces MTDLNKADVQAIVCHMNILLEDGSTADSTKASGKPARLNLGDNSLSPAFEAQIKTLKEGDKHTFTLKAKDAFGESNPDAIHHMDRSRFPADMKLEAGVIVSFAGPGGSEIPGIVRETLGDSITVDLNHPLAGHNITFELDVVKVMTE
- the lspA gene encoding signal peptidase II — encoded protein: MSSAPLTWKDSGLRWYWLAVLVFFADQLSKQWVLDNFELYESIQLLPFFNFTYVRNYGAAFSFLSEAGGWQRWFFAIIAVGFSTILTVWLRKQSHQLLRTNIAYTLIIGGALGNLIDRLMHGFVVDFIDFYWKTSHYPAFNIADSAIFIGAVLIIWEAFKPDVAQSEQEQTK